A single region of the Streptomyces sp. NBC_01262 genome encodes:
- a CDS encoding LuxR C-terminal-related transcriptional regulator: MDTSVHDGWADVIDSALAQLVDDAGLDVAFGARVQPDGQRLVITRLRGARTAFLRNLVVLKGTGLGGKAMALGRPVTVTDYARADGISHQYDLPVAREGLHAMLAVPLLIKGRVSGVCYAALRQRLDIGERAQRLAVAVARRAEERLAADLRARQARPAPADTRLRDTYRDLGSLLARINDPAVRAELEGICDRMVPEAQRTAPHPAALSQREQEALRCAALGLANTEIAELMGLSPGTVKAYLRSVMRKLGSRNRMEAVNAARTMGYRL; the protein is encoded by the coding sequence ATGGACACGTCGGTTCATGACGGATGGGCGGACGTCATCGACAGCGCACTCGCGCAGCTCGTCGACGACGCGGGGCTGGATGTCGCGTTCGGCGCGCGCGTGCAGCCCGACGGGCAACGGCTGGTGATCACCCGGCTGCGCGGGGCGCGCACGGCCTTTCTGCGGAATCTGGTCGTGCTGAAGGGCACTGGCCTGGGCGGCAAGGCGATGGCGCTGGGCCGGCCGGTCACGGTCACCGACTACGCGCGGGCCGACGGGATCAGCCATCAGTACGACCTCCCGGTGGCGCGCGAGGGACTGCACGCGATGCTGGCCGTGCCGCTGCTGATCAAGGGCCGGGTCAGCGGAGTGTGCTACGCCGCGCTGCGGCAGCGCCTCGACATCGGCGAGCGGGCTCAGCGCCTCGCTGTGGCCGTCGCGCGCAGGGCCGAAGAACGCCTCGCCGCCGACCTGCGAGCGCGACAGGCGCGGCCGGCGCCCGCGGACACCCGGCTGCGGGACACCTATCGCGATCTGGGCTCGCTCCTGGCACGTATCAACGACCCGGCCGTACGCGCGGAGTTGGAGGGGATCTGCGACAGGATGGTCCCCGAGGCGCAGCGCACCGCCCCGCATCCCGCGGCGCTGTCCCAGCGCGAACAGGAAGCCCTGCGCTGCGCAGCGCTGGGGCTGGCCAACACCGAGATCGCCGAGCTGATGGGCCTGTCACCCGGCACCGTGAAGGCCTATCTGCGCAGCGTCATGCGCAAGCTCGGCAGCCGCAACCGCATGGAGGCCGTCAACGCCGCCCGGACCATGGGCTACCGGCTCTGA
- a CDS encoding NADPH:quinone reductase, producing MLASWYDEQGPAADVLHVGELPDPRPGPGEVRVRVTVSGVNPGDTKKRRGWLGSSMPYPRVIPHSDAAGVVDAVGEGIGEHRVGQRVWVYGAQSYRPFGTAAQYTVVPDHQAVPLPDHLGDDLGASLGIPGITAHRTVFADGPVDGKLVLVHGVLGGVGSLAAGLARWGGATVLATVRRSADLNRVDPAVVSHAVALDQEDPASAIRAYTPRGVDRIIEVALSDNADLDNAIAANNAVIAAYATRADRTEIPFWPLLFNNVTLRLLGSDDFPPEARRQATRDLTSAAAVGALTVDVGARYPLEDIAKAHDRVDAGGRGRVLLTVNVPR from the coding sequence ATGCTTGCGTCCTGGTACGACGAACAGGGCCCCGCCGCCGACGTCCTGCACGTGGGCGAACTGCCCGACCCCCGGCCGGGCCCCGGCGAGGTCCGCGTCCGCGTCACCGTCTCGGGTGTCAACCCCGGCGACACCAAGAAGCGGCGCGGCTGGCTCGGCTCTTCGATGCCGTACCCGCGGGTGATCCCGCACAGCGATGCCGCGGGAGTCGTCGACGCCGTGGGCGAAGGCATCGGCGAACACCGTGTCGGACAGCGGGTCTGGGTGTACGGCGCCCAGTCCTATCGGCCCTTCGGCACCGCCGCCCAGTACACCGTCGTACCCGACCACCAGGCCGTCCCCCTGCCCGACCACCTCGGCGACGACCTCGGCGCGAGCCTCGGCATCCCCGGGATCACCGCCCACCGCACCGTCTTCGCCGACGGCCCGGTCGACGGGAAGCTCGTGCTCGTCCACGGTGTCCTCGGCGGAGTCGGCTCCCTGGCCGCCGGACTCGCCCGCTGGGGCGGCGCCACCGTGCTCGCCACCGTCCGCCGCAGCGCGGACCTCAACCGCGTCGACCCGGCCGTCGTCTCACATGCCGTCGCCCTGGACCAGGAGGACCCGGCGTCGGCGATCCGCGCGTACACACCCCGTGGCGTCGACCGCATCATCGAGGTGGCACTGTCCGACAACGCCGACCTCGACAACGCCATCGCCGCGAACAACGCCGTCATCGCCGCCTATGCCACCCGCGCCGACCGTACCGAGATCCCCTTCTGGCCCTTGCTGTTCAACAACGTCACCCTGCGCCTGCTCGGCAGCGACGACTTCCCGCCCGAGGCCAGGCGGCAGGCCACCCGCGACCTGACCTCCGCGGCCGCCGTCGGGGCCCTCACCGTCGACGTCGGCGCCCGCTACCCGCTGGAAGACATCGCCAAGGCCCACGACCGCGTCGATGCCGGAGGACGCGGTCGCGTCCTGCTCACCGTCAACGTCCCCCGGTAA
- a CDS encoding helix-turn-helix transcriptional regulator codes for MDKRELAEFLRRRREALRPRDVGLAEGPRRRTAGLRREEVAALAGMSTDYYARLEQQRGPQPSVQIATALARALRLTLDERDHLFVLIGHNAPARFHRSEHVSPTLMRVLDRLDDAPALVLTDMADTLAMNPLAIALLGDQTRHTGLARSAYYRWFTDPAERLVYPEEDHPRHGRAQAARLRVALTSGSDTPRAARILAELTERSPEFVRLWELREVAQRYDESKTIVHPELGRIEVDGQVLFTENRAQTLVVLTTRPGTESHSKLELLSVIGHQQLTP; via the coding sequence ATGGACAAGAGGGAACTGGCGGAATTCCTGCGCCGGCGACGTGAGGCGCTGCGCCCCCGCGATGTCGGGCTGGCCGAGGGCCCGCGCAGGCGCACCGCGGGGCTGCGCCGCGAGGAGGTCGCCGCTCTCGCCGGGATGTCCACCGACTACTACGCCCGGCTGGAGCAGCAGCGCGGCCCGCAGCCCTCCGTCCAGATCGCCACCGCCCTGGCCCGGGCGCTGCGGCTGACGCTGGACGAGCGCGACCACCTCTTCGTCCTCATCGGCCACAACGCCCCGGCCCGCTTCCACCGCTCCGAGCACGTCAGCCCGACCCTGATGCGGGTCCTGGACCGCCTGGACGACGCCCCCGCCCTGGTGCTGACCGACATGGCCGACACCCTCGCCATGAACCCGCTGGCCATCGCGCTGCTCGGCGACCAGACCCGCCACACCGGCCTGGCCCGCAGCGCCTACTACCGCTGGTTCACCGACCCCGCCGAGCGCCTGGTCTACCCCGAAGAGGACCACCCGCGCCACGGCCGCGCCCAGGCGGCCCGGCTGCGGGTCGCGCTGACCTCCGGCAGCGACACCCCCAGAGCCGCCCGGATCCTCGCCGAACTCACCGAGCGCAGCCCCGAGTTCGTCCGCCTGTGGGAACTGCGGGAGGTCGCCCAGCGCTACGACGAGAGCAAGACCATCGTCCATCCCGAGCTCGGCCGTATCGAGGTCGACGGCCAGGTGCTGTTCACCGAGAACCGCGCACAGACCCTGGTCGTACTCACCACCCGCCCCGGCACGGAAAGCCACAGCAAGCTCGAACTGCTCTCCGTCATAGGACATCAGCAGCTCACCCCCTGA
- a CDS encoding glycoside hydrolase family 15 protein, translating to MTTEANEAAGAFGAYGGSLGADTPRYLPVAEHGLIGDLRSAALVGTDGTIDWYCCPRFDAPSVFASILDADRGGSFELAPDVPTRTKQFYFPDTNVLITRFFADDGVGEIQDFMPIVDDSREADRHRLIRRVVCVRGSLPFRARVAPRFEYGTQPHTVHASHGQAVFESPSLSLALTSSVPIEVDGPDVWSLFKLHEGESAVFALDRVGGGVAPRVCPLSEAEQQFNATVRFWRRWLSRSRYRGRWREMVHRSALTLKLLTYAPTGAIIAAPTTSLPEQIGGGRNWDYRYVWIRDAAFCVYALLRLGFTEEAEAFMGFLSEHVHLDAAQAPGPTGPLQIMYGIDGRCDLPERELPHLEGYRGSAPVRVGNDAVNQLQLDIYGALVDSLYLYDGWGQPISSAHWDSISELVDWVCEHWDQPDEGIWETRGGRRNFLYSRLMCWVAIERAMRLARHRGLPGDLVRWGRSRDAIYRRIMSHGWSAERNAFVQHEDGHVLDASVLMMPLAKFISPTDPKWLATLDALGEELVSDSLVYRYDPLASPDGLRGEEGTFSICSFWYVEALTRAGRLDDARLAFEKMLTYGNHLGLYAEEIGHTGEQRGNFPQAFTHLALISAAFNLDRALG from the coding sequence GTGACCACGGAGGCCAACGAGGCTGCTGGGGCGTTCGGCGCCTACGGCGGATCGCTCGGCGCCGACACGCCCCGCTATCTGCCGGTCGCCGAGCACGGTCTGATCGGCGATCTGCGCAGCGCGGCGCTGGTGGGCACCGACGGCACCATCGACTGGTACTGCTGCCCGCGCTTCGACGCACCCAGCGTCTTCGCCTCGATCCTGGACGCCGACCGGGGCGGGTCCTTCGAGCTGGCCCCGGATGTGCCGACCCGCACGAAGCAGTTCTACTTCCCCGACACCAATGTGCTGATCACCCGCTTCTTCGCGGACGACGGCGTCGGCGAGATCCAGGACTTCATGCCGATCGTCGACGACTCGCGCGAAGCCGACCGGCACCGCCTGATCCGCCGCGTGGTGTGCGTCCGCGGATCGCTGCCGTTCCGCGCCAGGGTGGCGCCCCGCTTCGAGTACGGGACGCAGCCGCACACCGTGCACGCGTCGCACGGACAGGCCGTCTTCGAGTCGCCCTCGCTGTCCCTCGCGCTGACGTCGAGCGTGCCCATCGAGGTCGACGGCCCGGACGTGTGGTCGCTGTTCAAACTGCACGAGGGCGAGTCCGCCGTCTTCGCCCTGGACCGGGTCGGCGGCGGCGTGGCCCCCCGCGTCTGCCCGCTGTCCGAGGCGGAGCAGCAGTTCAACGCCACCGTGCGCTTCTGGCGGCGATGGCTGTCCCGGTCGCGCTACCGCGGCCGCTGGCGGGAGATGGTGCACCGCAGCGCCCTCACCCTGAAGCTGCTCACCTACGCCCCGACCGGCGCCATCATCGCCGCGCCGACCACCAGCCTGCCCGAACAGATCGGCGGCGGCCGCAACTGGGACTACCGCTACGTGTGGATCCGCGACGCCGCGTTCTGTGTGTACGCGCTCCTCAGACTGGGGTTCACCGAAGAGGCCGAGGCCTTCATGGGCTTCCTGTCCGAGCACGTCCACCTGGACGCCGCCCAGGCCCCCGGCCCCACCGGCCCGCTGCAGATCATGTACGGCATCGACGGGCGGTGTGATCTGCCCGAACGCGAGCTGCCCCATCTGGAGGGCTACCGCGGCTCGGCCCCCGTACGCGTAGGCAACGACGCCGTCAACCAGCTGCAACTGGACATCTACGGGGCGCTCGTCGACTCCCTCTACCTCTACGACGGGTGGGGGCAGCCCATCTCCAGCGCGCACTGGGACAGCATCAGCGAGCTGGTGGACTGGGTGTGCGAGCACTGGGACCAGCCCGACGAGGGCATCTGGGAGACCCGGGGCGGGCGCAGGAACTTCCTCTACTCGCGGCTGATGTGCTGGGTGGCGATCGAACGGGCGATGCGCCTGGCCCGGCATCGCGGGCTGCCCGGTGACCTGGTGCGCTGGGGGCGGTCCCGGGACGCGATCTACCGCCGGATCATGAGCCATGGCTGGTCCGCCGAACGCAACGCCTTCGTCCAGCACGAGGACGGCCACGTCCTCGACGCGTCCGTGCTCATGATGCCGCTCGCGAAGTTCATCTCGCCCACCGACCCGAAGTGGCTCGCCACACTGGACGCCCTGGGCGAGGAGCTGGTCTCCGACTCGCTGGTCTACCGCTACGACCCGCTGGCCAGCCCGGACGGACTGCGGGGCGAGGAGGGCACGTTCTCGATCTGCTCCTTCTGGTACGTCGAGGCGCTGACCCGCGCCGGCCGACTGGACGATGCCCGGCTCGCGTTCGAGAAGATGCTCACCTACGGCAACCACCTCGGCCTGTACGCCGAGGAGATCGGCCACACCGGGGAGCAGCGCGGGAACTTCCCACAGGCCTTCACCCACCTCGCCCTGATCAGCGCGGCGTTCAACCTCGACCGTGCGCTGGGCTAG
- a CDS encoding SDR family NAD(P)-dependent oxidoreductase, giving the protein MASKLTGTVALVTGASSGIGAATARELAGQGAAVALVARRKDRLEDLADDIAKAGGTALAVEADITDRARAEAAVQRTVEHFGRLDTLVNNAGLMLLGPVVGADAEDWDRMIAVNVQGLLHTTHAALPHLLKAAEEGPRRVADIVNISSIAGRVAWNGYGVYNLTKFGVNGFTESLRQEVTRRHVRVGVLEPGGVDTELGSHNGPEVRDAMIDPFYETTEVLAPEDIADGVAYMVTRPRHASVGELWIMPTDQA; this is encoded by the coding sequence ATGGCATCGAAACTGACCGGCACCGTCGCTCTCGTCACCGGCGCGAGCAGCGGTATCGGCGCGGCCACCGCCCGCGAGCTCGCCGGGCAGGGCGCCGCTGTGGCGCTCGTGGCGCGCCGCAAGGACCGTCTGGAGGACCTCGCCGACGACATCGCGAAGGCGGGCGGCACCGCGCTGGCGGTGGAGGCCGACATCACCGACCGCGCCCGGGCCGAGGCCGCCGTACAGCGGACCGTCGAGCACTTCGGACGGCTGGACACCCTGGTCAACAACGCGGGCCTGATGCTCCTGGGACCCGTCGTCGGCGCGGACGCCGAGGACTGGGACCGCATGATCGCCGTCAACGTCCAGGGACTGCTCCACACCACCCACGCCGCACTCCCGCACCTGCTCAAGGCCGCCGAGGAGGGTCCGCGCCGGGTCGCCGACATCGTCAACATCAGCTCGATCGCCGGCCGGGTCGCCTGGAACGGCTACGGCGTCTACAACCTCACCAAGTTCGGCGTGAACGGCTTCACCGAGTCCCTGCGCCAGGAGGTCACCCGGCGGCACGTGCGCGTCGGCGTCCTTGAGCCGGGCGGCGTGGACACCGAGCTGGGTTCGCACAACGGGCCCGAGGTCCGCGACGCGATGATCGACCCCTTTTACGAGACCACCGAGGTCCTCGCCCCCGAGGACATCGCCGACGGCGTCGCCTACATGGTCACCCGTCCCCGTCACGCCTCCGTCGGCGAGCTGTGGATCATGCCCACCGACCAGGCCTGA
- a CDS encoding carotenoid oxygenase family protein has translation MKGVTRRSVLRGTALAAVGGYAAVHGAVGVAAGLGRAADPGAGGGDRYPFLHGAFAPATEEVTAFHLPVTGRIPRELNGRYLRNGPNVLGLEDPRAHHWMLGQGMVHGVRLRDGRAEWYRNRWIRSSGVAAELGEPYPWPRPDDDFANNTHVIPYKGRVLALQESGPPPYELGEELDTLAPYDFGGSLSGAFTAHTKYDARADELHAITYYPTWDHVRHLVVDHTGRVVRTTRIPVADSPMMHDFALTEWYVVVFDTPVTFDEAAAEAGALVPYVWNDRHPARLGLMPRAGGAVRWFEADPATYYSHTLNAYDDGTGVVVDFVSFPAPFYAAGRGYDGPSATGSPRLERWTVDLERGRLRTRRIDDRPQEFPRVREGLVGQRHRYGYTATAAEMWRAYETVDGVPPDESFGNMLIKHDLLRGSTQVHAFPKNSPASEAVFVPRDPQADEGGTDLRRHAEDDGHVLAYVHNPQRGAADLVVLAAQDFTAAPLARIHLPARVPLGFHGSWVADA, from the coding sequence ATGAAGGGTGTCACACGGAGGAGCGTGCTGCGGGGCACGGCGCTGGCCGCCGTCGGCGGGTACGCGGCGGTGCACGGCGCGGTGGGGGTAGCGGCGGGGCTCGGGAGGGCGGCCGACCCGGGTGCGGGGGGCGGTGACCGGTACCCGTTCCTTCACGGGGCCTTCGCGCCGGCAACGGAGGAGGTGACGGCGTTCCACCTGCCCGTGACCGGACGGATCCCGCGCGAACTGAACGGCCGCTATCTGCGCAACGGTCCCAACGTCCTCGGGCTGGAGGACCCGCGGGCGCACCACTGGATGCTGGGGCAGGGCATGGTGCACGGGGTCCGGCTGCGGGACGGGCGCGCCGAGTGGTACCGCAACCGCTGGATCAGGTCCTCGGGGGTGGCCGCCGAACTGGGCGAGCCGTACCCGTGGCCGAGGCCGGACGACGACTTCGCGAACAACACGCACGTGATCCCGTACAAGGGGCGGGTCCTCGCGCTCCAGGAGTCCGGACCGCCTCCGTACGAGCTGGGCGAGGAGCTGGACACGCTCGCCCCGTACGACTTCGGGGGGTCGCTGAGCGGCGCGTTCACCGCGCACACGAAGTACGACGCGCGGGCGGACGAACTGCACGCGATCACCTACTACCCGACCTGGGACCATGTGCGCCACCTGGTCGTGGACCACACCGGCAGGGTTGTGCGGACCACCCGGATCCCGGTGGCGGACAGCCCGATGATGCACGACTTCGCGCTCACCGAGTGGTATGTCGTCGTCTTCGACACGCCGGTGACCTTCGACGAGGCGGCGGCCGAGGCGGGTGCGCTGGTGCCGTACGTGTGGAACGACCGCCACCCGGCGCGGCTCGGGCTGATGCCACGGGCCGGCGGAGCGGTCCGCTGGTTCGAGGCGGACCCGGCCACGTACTACTCGCACACCCTGAACGCCTACGACGACGGCACCGGCGTGGTGGTGGACTTCGTCAGCTTCCCGGCACCGTTCTACGCCGCGGGCCGGGGCTACGACGGACCGTCGGCGACCGGCTCCCCACGGCTGGAGCGCTGGACGGTCGACCTGGAGCGCGGCCGCCTGCGCACGCGGCGGATCGACGACCGGCCGCAGGAGTTCCCACGGGTCCGTGAGGGCCTGGTCGGGCAGCGGCACCGCTACGGCTACACGGCGACGGCGGCCGAGATGTGGCGGGCGTACGAGACGGTGGACGGCGTGCCGCCGGACGAGTCCTTCGGCAACATGCTGATCAAGCACGATCTGCTGCGCGGCAGCACGCAGGTGCACGCCTTCCCGAAGAACTCTCCGGCGAGCGAGGCGGTGTTCGTGCCCCGGGACCCGCAGGCGGACGAGGGCGGCACGGACCTGCGCCGGCACGCGGAGGACGACGGCCACGTCCTGGCGTACGTGCACAATCCGCAGCGCGGGGCCGCCGACCTGGTCGTCCTCGCGGCCCAGGACTTCACCGCCGCGCCGCTGGCCCGCATCCACCTGCCCGCCCGCGTCCCCCTCGGCTTCCACGGCAGCTGGGTCGCCGACGCCTGA
- a CDS encoding helix-turn-helix transcriptional regulator, which yields MDRSTEIREFLRTRRARVTPGQAGIAPHPGARRVPGLRREEVAQLAGVSVDYYVRLERGRTQGVSQTVLEAVARALQLDETERAHLFDLARPTAARARRKRPLSPQRVRPALYRALDALAVPAIVQGRRMDVLAANRLGHALVTDFAARPHRERNAARFVFLDEAARALYTDWERVAGDCVATLRLYAGRHPDDPQLTELIGELSLHSETFRRLWADHDVVAHTTGAKRFHHPVVGDLALDYVVLAVEGDPEQTLVIYTPEPGSPSAEAVAILASWTSAPTARALDEPAT from the coding sequence ATGGACCGCAGTACGGAGATCCGTGAGTTCCTGCGCACCAGGCGGGCCCGGGTCACCCCCGGGCAGGCCGGTATCGCACCGCATCCGGGCGCCCGCCGGGTGCCGGGGCTGCGCCGCGAGGAAGTGGCCCAGCTCGCCGGGGTCAGCGTCGACTACTACGTACGCCTGGAGCGCGGCCGTACGCAGGGTGTCTCCCAGACCGTTCTGGAGGCCGTGGCCCGCGCTCTGCAGCTGGACGAGACCGAACGCGCCCACCTCTTCGACCTCGCCCGGCCCACCGCCGCCCGGGCCCGCCGCAAGCGGCCGCTCAGCCCGCAGCGGGTCCGCCCAGCCCTGTACCGGGCCCTGGACGCGCTCGCCGTACCCGCGATCGTGCAGGGACGTCGCATGGACGTCCTGGCCGCCAACCGGCTCGGCCATGCCCTCGTCACCGACTTCGCAGCCCGCCCCCACCGCGAGCGCAACGCCGCCCGTTTCGTCTTCCTCGACGAAGCCGCCCGCGCGCTGTACACCGACTGGGAACGGGTCGCCGGCGACTGCGTCGCCACCCTGCGCCTGTACGCCGGACGCCACCCCGACGACCCGCAGCTCACCGAGTTGATCGGCGAGCTGTCCCTGCACAGCGAGACCTTCCGCCGCCTGTGGGCGGACCATGATGTCGTCGCCCACACCACGGGCGCCAAACGATTCCACCATCCCGTCGTCGGCGATCTCGCCCTCGACTACGTGGTCCTGGCCGTAGAGGGCGACCCCGAACAGACCCTCGTCATCTACACCCCCGAACCCGGCTCACCCTCCGCCGAAGCCGTCGCCATCCTCGCCAGCTGGACCAGCGCACCCACTGCCAGGGCACTCGACGAACCCGCGACCTGA
- a CDS encoding AMP-binding protein, producing the protein MVAESSYAAGESRTPLLTDTIGENFAEAVRRFPDREALVDRTAGRRWTYRELAAEVDVLALGLLELGIRKGDRVGIWSPNRAEWVFTQYATARIGAILVTINPAYRVHEVEYVLNQAGIRMLVAATKHKTSDYAAMIEDVRPRCPQLEHVALLAGPEWEALLRSGRDADPAVLADIAGTLGADEPINIQYTSGTTGFPKGATLSHRNILNNGYFVGELCGYTEADRICVPVPFYHCFGMVMGNLAATSHGACVVIPAPSFEPRATLEAVQAERCTSLYGVPTMFIAELAEKDFGTYDLSSLRTGILAGSPCPVEVMKQVIGSMGMTEVAICYGMTETSPVSTQTRADDPVARRVSTVGRVHPHVEVKVVEPGSGQTVPTGTPGELCTRGYSVMLGYWEQPDRTAEAIDPEGWMHTGDLAVMDDEGYLSITGRIKDLVIRGGENIYPREIEEFLYTHPDILEVQVIGVPDDRLGEEVMAWIRMREGAVPLTTAALRAYCAGKLAHYKIPRYVHITDEFPMTVTGKIRKVAMRTAAIDLLGLQQRT; encoded by the coding sequence ATGGTTGCCGAATCGAGTTACGCGGCGGGTGAGTCGCGGACACCGCTCCTGACCGACACCATCGGGGAGAACTTCGCCGAGGCCGTGCGGCGTTTCCCGGACCGCGAGGCCCTGGTGGACCGTACGGCCGGCCGCCGGTGGACCTACCGCGAGCTGGCCGCCGAGGTCGACGTCCTCGCGCTGGGCCTGCTGGAACTCGGGATCCGTAAGGGCGACCGCGTGGGCATCTGGTCGCCGAACCGCGCGGAATGGGTGTTCACGCAGTACGCCACCGCCAGGATCGGCGCGATCTTGGTGACCATCAACCCGGCCTATCGCGTGCACGAGGTGGAGTACGTACTCAACCAGGCCGGGATCCGGATGCTGGTCGCCGCGACAAAGCACAAGACCTCCGACTACGCCGCGATGATCGAGGACGTACGGCCCCGCTGCCCGCAGCTGGAACACGTGGCGCTGCTCGCCGGCCCGGAGTGGGAGGCGCTGCTGCGAAGCGGCCGGGACGCCGACCCGGCCGTACTGGCGGACATCGCCGGCACCTTGGGGGCGGACGAGCCCATCAACATCCAGTACACCTCGGGCACCACCGGCTTCCCCAAGGGCGCCACGCTCTCCCACCGCAACATCCTCAACAACGGCTACTTCGTGGGCGAGTTGTGCGGCTACACCGAAGCCGACCGGATCTGCGTCCCGGTGCCCTTCTACCACTGCTTCGGCATGGTCATGGGCAACCTCGCGGCGACCAGCCACGGTGCCTGCGTGGTCATCCCCGCGCCGTCCTTCGAGCCGAGGGCGACCCTGGAGGCCGTACAGGCCGAACGCTGCACCTCGCTGTACGGGGTGCCCACCATGTTCATCGCGGAACTGGCCGAAAAGGACTTCGGCACCTACGACCTGTCCAGCCTGCGCACCGGCATCCTCGCGGGCTCGCCCTGCCCGGTCGAGGTGATGAAGCAGGTCATCGGGTCCATGGGCATGACCGAGGTCGCCATCTGCTACGGCATGACCGAGACCTCACCGGTCTCCACCCAGACCCGCGCCGACGACCCGGTCGCGCGCCGGGTCTCCACGGTCGGCCGGGTCCATCCGCACGTCGAGGTCAAGGTCGTCGAGCCGGGCAGCGGACAGACCGTGCCGACCGGCACACCCGGCGAGCTGTGCACGCGCGGCTACTCGGTGATGCTCGGCTACTGGGAGCAGCCCGACCGGACCGCCGAGGCGATCGACCCCGAGGGCTGGATGCACACCGGTGATCTCGCGGTCATGGACGACGAGGGTTACCTCAGCATCACCGGCCGCATCAAGGACCTCGTCATCCGCGGCGGCGAGAACATCTACCCGCGCGAGATCGAGGAGTTCCTGTACACCCACCCCGACATCCTCGAGGTCCAGGTCATCGGCGTGCCGGACGACCGCCTGGGCGAGGAGGTGATGGCCTGGATCCGCATGCGCGAAGGAGCCGTCCCGCTCACCACCGCGGCGCTGCGGGCGTACTGCGCCGGGAAGCTCGCGCACTACAAGATCCCGCGCTACGTGCACATCACCGACGAGTTCCCGATGACCGTGACGGGCAAGATCCGCAAGGTCGCAATGCGCACGGCCGCCATCGATCTGCTCGGTCTCCAGCAGAGGACCTAG
- a CDS encoding SDR family oxidoreductase, producing the protein MKMTGNTILITGGTSGIGLGLALRLHEAGNKVIVAGRRKELLDSITTDHPGIESLVLDVADPASIARAAETVATGHPELNVLVNNAGIMLLENLLDPADLRIAEDHVTVNLLGTIRMTYAFLPLLVGKDDAVVMNVSSALAFVPLPVTPTYNATKAALHSFSESLRVQLADACVQVIEVAPPGVRTTLRGQQDDENSMPLEDFLDETLTLLRDQPDAKEIVVERARFVRDAEASGTYDNVLAMLSNVG; encoded by the coding sequence ATGAAGATGACCGGCAACACGATCCTGATCACCGGCGGCACCTCGGGCATCGGCCTCGGACTGGCCCTGCGCCTGCACGAGGCCGGCAACAAGGTGATCGTCGCCGGCCGGCGCAAGGAACTGCTCGACTCGATCACGACCGACCACCCGGGCATCGAATCGCTGGTCCTCGACGTCGCGGACCCCGCGTCGATCGCCCGCGCCGCCGAAACGGTGGCGACCGGCCACCCGGAGCTGAACGTCCTGGTCAACAACGCGGGCATCATGCTGCTGGAGAACCTCCTCGACCCGGCCGATCTGCGGATCGCCGAGGACCATGTCACGGTCAATCTCCTCGGCACCATCCGGATGACGTACGCCTTCCTGCCGCTGCTGGTGGGCAAGGACGACGCGGTCGTCATGAACGTATCCTCCGCGCTCGCGTTCGTGCCGCTGCCGGTCACTCCGACCTACAACGCGACCAAGGCCGCCCTCCACTCCTTCAGCGAGAGCCTTCGCGTGCAGCTCGCCGACGCCTGCGTCCAGGTGATCGAAGTGGCCCCGCCGGGCGTGCGGACCACCCTGCGGGGCCAGCAGGACGACGAGAACTCCATGCCGCTGGAGGACTTCCTCGACGAGACCCTGACCCTTCTGCGCGACCAACCCGACGCCAAGGAAATCGTCGTGGAGCGCGCCAGGTTCGTGCGCGACGCGGAGGCCAGCGGCACGTACGACAACGTCCTGGCCATGCTCAGCAACGTCGGCTGA